The region GGCGTGGTGGCGACCAGCGCACGCAGCGCGATCTCTTGCTCCCCGGCGAGTTTCGCCAGCTCGGAGGCTTCGCCACCGAGTTCCGCGCCGCGTCGCCGCACCCGCGCGAGCACCTGCAGCACGCTGTCGTGGATGTTGCGCGCCAGCCGCTCCCGCTCCGCGGTCGCGGCCTCCGCGCGCAGGGCGCGAGCGAGCCGATCGGTGGACTTGCGCGCGGTGTCCGAGGCCAGGCCGATCACCAGGCCGGTGCCGACCAGCAGCAGGGTGTCGAGCGACATCGCCGAATCGCTGTAGCCGCGGATCAGGTAGTTGTTGGCGGCGGTGATGATCCCGGTCGACAGCCCGCCGAGCATGCCCCACTGGGACGCGGCGGCGGTGACCATCGTCGGGTGCCAGACCGTCACCACTGACGGATCGTTGCTCAACATCTGATCATCGGAGAGGATGAACTCGTTGCTGAGGAATAGCGTGGTCACCACCACACAGTCGATCAGCACCATGCGGTTGGTGCGTCCGGCACGGGACCAGTAGCGCCAGACGGTGAACACCGTCCACAGGCCCATCGAGACGATGACCACCAACGCCAACCACGGCCGGCGGTAGTCGTCGAACTGGACGATCACCCAGAAACACGCGTACAGGAACGTCACCACGCGGAACACGTTGTGCCCGCGCCACAACGGCGAACGACCGTCGGCCACTTGAGGTTGACGTGACAGCTGTTGCGGACTGCCCACATTCGCTCCTTCCCAGCGGACCATCCTGCCGTACGCCAGGCGTTGGCAGCGGGAACCGGATCGCGCACGCTGCGTGTCTGGGATCACGACCAGCGACGACGCGAATTGCCCGGGTGGCGTGCATCGGCGTGGCGGGCCGCTGTGCGAGGCTCGTCGAGGGAGGTGATCGGCTTGGTGGGCGGTTGGCCGCTCTGGCGACTTCGTCCGGCGGCGATGGCCTACGTGCTCGCGGTCCAGGCGGTGGCGCTCGGGATGGTGGCGGGGGTGTTCGTCACGAGCCGCTCACCGCTGTCGCACGAGCTGCTGACCTTCACGATGCTGGCGGTCACCGCCGGGACGGTCATCGTGATCACCTCGGTGTCGATCAAGGCGCAGCGGCAACTCCGGCGGAACCCGTGGACCCTGCACATCGCCTACCTGGCCACCGGAATCCTGACGTTGCCGCCGAACCTGCTGGTGCTCCTGCTGCTCGGGCCGACCCTGCACGGGGTGCTGGACGGTCGTCCGGAGCTGCACCGCTGGCTGTTCACCACGGCGGCGACCACGATCGCCACGCTGTCCGCGCGCTCGGTCATCGGCTGGGAGGAACCCCAGTGGGGGCCGGTGCTGTTCGTGGTGGCCGGTGCCGTTCTGCTGCTGACGCGGGCCAGCCTGGTCGCGTTAGGCATCTGGCTGCGCAACCCCGCGGCGGCGCGGGAGGACGTGGTGGGCGAGCCGATCGACGTGCTGCTAGGCATCGTCTCCGCGAGCCTGGGCGGGCTACTGGCGGTTGCGGTAAGCACGGAGCCGAGCAGCGCGTTGCTGGCCGGCCCACCGCTGGTGCTGCTGGACCTGGCCAGCCAGCTGCCGCAGTGGCGGCGATCCGCGCAGCGGGACGGCAAGACGGGCCTGGCCAACGCGGTGCACTGGGAGCGGTTGGCGCGTAACGAGCTCCACCGGGCGCAGGCCCGTGTCCAACCCGTGTCGCTGCTGTTGCTGGACCTGGACCACTTCAAGCGGGTCAACGACGAGATCGGGCACCTGGCGGGCGACGCCGTGCTCGCGGCCATCGCGACGATGTTACGCGGCAGCTTGCGGCGCACAGACGTGGTCGGCCGCTTCGGCGGCGAGGAGTTCGTGGTGCTGCTGCCCGGCACGGGGGCCGATGCCGCGTGCGCCGTCGCCGATCAGGTCCGGGCCGCGACCGCCGCGCTGTCCGTGCCCGCCCGCGACACCCAGGGCCGCCACCGCGAGCTCAACGACCTGACGGTCAGCATCGGCGTGGCCAGCACGTCCCGCTTCGGCTACGACCTCACGGACCTGCTGGTGGCCGCCGACGCCGCCCTGCTCGCGGCGAAATCCGGCGGCCGGAACGCGGTCGCCCTCGCCTGAGCGCTTCCGCGTGACGGGCGCCCACCGCCGAACGGCTCGGCCGCGGGTGCCGCTCACGCCTCGTTGTTCGCGGACGAGTTGGTGGGTGCCTTCTCGTCGGGAGTTTCGTCGGGCGGGGGTTCGGACTCTTCGTGCTCGGTCGGTTCCGGGGGTTCTTCCGGTTCCTCCTCGGCGACCAGGGAACGGATCGCCGAGTTGAGCACCGCCACCAGCGGGACCGCCAGCAGCGCGCCGATGATGCCGGAGACCACGAGCCCGATGCTGATCGCCAGCACCACGCCCAGCGCGTGGATCTGCACGGCCCGCCCCAGGATCAGCGGTTGCAGCACGTTGCCCTCGATCTGCTGTACCGCCAGCACGATGCCGACCACGATCAGCGCGACGATCCAGCCCTTGGTCACCAGCGCCACCAGCACGGCGACCGCGCCGGAGGCCACCGCGCCGACGATCGGCACGAAGCCGCCCAGGAAGACCAGCGCCGCCAGCGGTATCGCCAACGGCACCCCGAGGATCGCCAACCCCAGGCCGATGCCGAGCGCGTCGACCACCGCGACGAGCGCGGTCGCGCGCACGAAGCCGACCAGCGAGGCGAAGCCCCGGCAGCCGGCCACGTCGACCCGGTGCCGCACGTGCTTCGGCGCCAGCCTGGTCACGAACAGCCATACCCGGCGGCCGTCGTACAGGAAGTAGATCAGCGTGAACAGCGCCAGCACCAACCCGGTCAGGAAGTTGCCGAAGGTGCCCGCGGTGGACAACGCGCCGCTGGTCAACGCCGCCTGATTGGCCGCCAACCACTGCTGGGCCTGGTTGAGGTACTGCCCGATCTGTTGCTCGTTGATGTGCAGCGGGCCCAGCGCCAGCCAGCCCTTGAGCGTGTTGAGGCTGGCGAGGACCTGGCTCTGCAGATCCGGGAAACCTTCGACGAAAGCGTTGATGACGAAGGTGAGCACACCGCCGACGATCGCGAGCCCGCCGATCAGCACCAGGGCGGTGGCCAGTGAGCGCGGCACGCCGTGCCGAGCCAACGAGGCCACGGCCGGGGCCAGCAGCGCGGCCAGCAGTAGCGCGATGGCTACCGGGATCACGACCACGTAGACCCGGCCGAGGGCCAACCCGAGCACGTACAGAGCGCCGAGGATCACCAGCGCTCGCCAGCTCACCGCGGCCGAAACGCGCAGCACGCGCGGAATCGACGCCGCCGCGTCGTCCCGCGTGGTGATCTTGAAGTCGTTCACCCTGTCACCGTAGCGCCGACCACGGATGCCAGGGGCGAAATGACCACTGCGCGCAATCGGACTGGATCACCGGTAACACGATGTGGCGAAGCTGTCGCGCTGCGCTTACGGAAGCGGCGATTGCTCTGAAAGAGTGCGCCACGGCGAGGAAGACGAGCTCCAGTGGGGAGTCGCCGCAAGCCGAGGAGGTTCTGGCACCGAGATGTCCCGCCGCGACCGCAGGATGGGAGCCGCCCGACCGTGGCGGCTGCTGCGCCGTGCGCTGGTCGTGGCGGGCGCGACGGTCGCCGGAACCTCCACGGCTTGGCTCGTCGGCGGCGGACTTCCGGCGGACGCCGCGAACCTGCGCCCGGCCGCAGTGGCAGACGCGCCGACCGGCGAGTCGACGACGCCGCCCGCCACGGTGGGGTCAAAACTGTCTACAGTGGACGTTACTGCCGTTGGTCGGCCTGGTCCGGCGGAGTTCTCGCTGGGGCCGCTGGATCCGGGCAAGTTGGTCCGGTCCGGTCCGACGGATCGGCTGCTCGCAACGGCACGACCGGTGACCGGCGCGCTGCAGGATTCCACCACCCAGGTGCGCGACGTCGCGGACGACGCGGTGACGGCCACCGGAGACCAGGCGGGCACGCTCACCAAATCAGTCGACAATGGACTGGGTGGGCTCAGGACGTCGCTGCTGTCCGAGGAAACCGGACCGCAGCCGGACATCTCGTCGATCGAAACGCCGACGCCGACGCGGGGCGCTGCACCCGCCGTCCCGCAGTCGTCGCAGCTGGCCGAGCATCAAGGCTCCGCCGAGCGAACCACGCCGGTCACCGAGCGGCGGTCGCCGGAGCCCGGCGATTCCCCCGGAAAACCCGTCGGGTCAAGACCTTTCACCTTGCCCGCACCACCGGCCGCGCCCGGTTTCGGCGGAACCACCGACGGGCAGCAGCACAACAACAACGCGGTCGGCTGGTACTTCGCCGAACCGGATCGCACTCCCGCCTTCGCCGATTCGCCGACCCGCGACACCGCCCGCGCGCTGAGCAGCGCGCCCGAACCGCAGCCGGGCACCACGCCCGACTAGCCCTCGCGCGGCGTTCCATCGGCGACAGATGTCGTTGCCGGTGAAAGGAAATCCCGCCGCAAACGCGAGCCCTATCGCAGTTCCCGAAGGCCCGCCGTCGCATCGACGATCAATTT is a window of Saccharopolyspora phatthalungensis DNA encoding:
- a CDS encoding AI-2E family transporter, which codes for MNDFKITTRDDAAASIPRVLRVSAAVSWRALVILGALYVLGLALGRVYVVVIPVAIALLLAALLAPAVASLARHGVPRSLATALVLIGGLAIVGGVLTFVINAFVEGFPDLQSQVLASLNTLKGWLALGPLHINEQQIGQYLNQAQQWLAANQAALTSGALSTAGTFGNFLTGLVLALFTLIYFLYDGRRVWLFVTRLAPKHVRHRVDVAGCRGFASLVGFVRATALVAVVDALGIGLGLAILGVPLAIPLAALVFLGGFVPIVGAVASGAVAVLVALVTKGWIVALIVVGIVLAVQQIEGNVLQPLILGRAVQIHALGVVLAISIGLVVSGIIGALLAVPLVAVLNSAIRSLVAEEEPEEPPEPTEHEESEPPPDETPDEKAPTNSSANNEA
- the macS gene encoding MacS family sensor histidine kinase, producing MGSPQQLSRQPQVADGRSPLWRGHNVFRVVTFLYACFWVIVQFDDYRRPWLALVVIVSMGLWTVFTVWRYWSRAGRTNRMVLIDCVVVTTLFLSNEFILSDDQMLSNDPSVVTVWHPTMVTAAASQWGMLGGLSTGIITAANNYLIRGYSDSAMSLDTLLLVGTGLVIGLASDTARKSTDRLARALRAEAATAERERLARNIHDSVLQVLARVRRRGAELGGEASELAKLAGEQEIALRALVATTPQETTANGETDLAARLQVLRTGRIHVSTPGNPVRLPEPLSTDLFAVAREALANVEQHAGTAAQAWVLLEELPDAVVLSVRDDGPGIPDGRLEEAAAEGRLGVAKSIRGRVENMGGTIMLDTTPGEGTEWEIRVPRPGAPPAKRRRGGKR
- a CDS encoding GGDEF domain-containing protein — translated: MIGLVGGWPLWRLRPAAMAYVLAVQAVALGMVAGVFVTSRSPLSHELLTFTMLAVTAGTVIVITSVSIKAQRQLRRNPWTLHIAYLATGILTLPPNLLVLLLLGPTLHGVLDGRPELHRWLFTTAATTIATLSARSVIGWEEPQWGPVLFVVAGAVLLLTRASLVALGIWLRNPAAAREDVVGEPIDVLLGIVSASLGGLLAVAVSTEPSSALLAGPPLVLLDLASQLPQWRRSAQRDGKTGLANAVHWERLARNELHRAQARVQPVSLLLLDLDHFKRVNDEIGHLAGDAVLAAIATMLRGSLRRTDVVGRFGGEEFVVLLPGTGADAACAVADQVRAATAALSVPARDTQGRHRELNDLTVSIGVASTSRFGYDLTDLLVAADAALLAAKSGGRNAVALA